Proteins encoded within one genomic window of Thermococcus celer Vu 13 = JCM 8558:
- the hflX gene encoding GTPase HflX yields MRAIGVIRHSPGRRMNREEFEDLLRSAGYEVVAILEQRRKEHPRYNIGKGKVRELKALVDELKPDKVVFANRLTPGQAYNLWKELGVEVIDKWQLVLEIFEGRAHSKEAKLQVELASLQYEVPLVKEAIRRIKLGDRAGFKGMGEYQTRQYLKHIRYRMGRIRKELERVKADRAVKRRRREEVGFVLMALAGYTNAGKSTLLNALAEESVEARNQMFTTLDTTTRRFKLGGKRVLVTDTVGFIDGLPPFIVEAFHSTLEEIVKADVMLLVLDVSEPWGEVRRKLLASLDVLRELKALDKPMVVVLNKIDLTAEEDVEDKRTRLMEIMEERGLDVRLVAVSAKLGRLEELYRALEEIILTLPKYGSFEITVAEPENVPKVMALVNSIGEVLEVEYGEETRIRAYLQTGMIKELTRLGVKIKRLDHPHQREGLEDNERDNYGG; encoded by the coding sequence ATGAGGGCGATAGGGGTCATAAGGCATTCGCCGGGGAGAAGGATGAACCGGGAGGAGTTTGAGGACCTGCTTAGAAGTGCGGGCTACGAGGTAGTGGCGATTCTGGAGCAGAGGAGGAAGGAGCATCCCCGCTACAACATCGGGAAGGGCAAGGTGAGGGAGCTGAAAGCGCTGGTGGATGAACTCAAACCGGACAAGGTGGTCTTCGCCAACAGGTTAACGCCGGGCCAGGCCTACAACCTCTGGAAGGAGCTGGGGGTCGAGGTAATCGACAAATGGCAGCTCGTCCTTGAGATATTCGAGGGGAGGGCCCACTCAAAGGAGGCCAAGCTTCAGGTCGAGCTCGCAAGCCTTCAATACGAGGTTCCGCTCGTGAAGGAGGCCATTAGGAGGATAAAACTCGGAGACAGGGCCGGTTTCAAGGGGATGGGCGAGTACCAGACGAGGCAGTACCTCAAACACATCCGGTACAGGATGGGCCGCATAAGGAAGGAGCTCGAGAGGGTCAAGGCCGATAGAGCTGTCAAGAGGAGAAGGCGCGAAGAGGTCGGCTTCGTCCTCATGGCCCTGGCTGGCTACACGAACGCGGGCAAGTCGACGCTCCTCAACGCCCTGGCAGAGGAAAGCGTCGAGGCAAGGAACCAGATGTTCACGACCCTCGACACGACGACGAGGCGCTTTAAGCTCGGCGGCAAGAGGGTTCTCGTAACCGATACGGTGGGTTTCATAGACGGACTCCCACCCTTCATAGTCGAGGCCTTCCACTCGACGCTCGAGGAGATAGTGAAGGCCGACGTGATGCTCCTCGTCCTCGACGTGAGCGAACCCTGGGGGGAGGTAAGGAGGAAGCTCCTGGCCTCCCTTGATGTCCTGCGGGAGCTGAAGGCCCTGGATAAACCGATGGTGGTCGTGCTCAACAAAATCGACCTGACCGCGGAGGAGGACGTCGAGGACAAGAGGACACGGTTGATGGAGATAATGGAGGAGCGTGGCCTCGACGTCCGCTTGGTTGCCGTGTCGGCAAAGCTCGGCCGGCTGGAGGAGCTCTACAGGGCCCTTGAGGAGATCATACTAACGCTGCCCAAGTACGGCTCCTTCGAGATAACCGTGGCCGAACCCGAGAACGTGCCGAAGGTTATGGCGCTTGTAAACTCCATCGGAGAGGTTCTCGAAGTCGAATACGGGGAGGAGACGAGGATAAGGGCCTACCTTCAGACGGGAATGATAAAAGAGCTGACGCGACTGGGGGTTAAAATAAAACGATTAGACCATCCCCACCAGCGCGAAGGCCTTGAAGATAACGAGCGAGATAACTATGGCGGTTAG